In Luteitalea sp., a genomic segment contains:
- a CDS encoding FtsX-like permease family protein, with translation MRRSLLWDSTVRNMHYALRLLLRMPGSTGAILVLLALGIGANAGVFSLANAALLNALPVRDPQTLYFVEAVGLQAQRGGVSYPLFQSLRNETSALSHLAAFQTAELAVTIDGEFESVSAQYVSDNFFDLLGVRAVLGRVLLSENEQTMGRVDASGSVAVISHHFWEQRFGRRPDVLGKPIRVGERMATIVGVTGPEFFGLQPGQRVDVTFPLTLVNSRVLENNTASFLTAVGRLPVADSIDTAHTELQALLTRWVEGEGISDNIRGGYFSRVRLSTANKGLDALRLQFSGPLLVLMAIVGLVLFLACTNVASLLLMRMARRQQELSTRVALGANRSELVRQAAAETFLLVAGGTLLGLLVGWGTVNVLASLLLDPSDGFHLDVPLDARVVAFTATVALVAGLICGVAPVLWISRISPAQVIQQQSRAVIGGRGMLARGLLLCQVALAIMLLTATGLLARTLQALHSVDKGFQPEGVLAMRVEANNHAFSEAEIGGLWSTLLDDVRTIPGVSQVSFSSLTPLTTGGAGAIIGIPGFVAGSDADLQVTRNEVSPGYFSVMKIPVLAGRTFTTSDTADGQRVAMMSETAARFYFGGIHHALGKSFTLGQEFVQIVGVVQDTAYRSLREQPPRLLYLPLSQGLEQHFALTLAVGTSVDPLSLHNVIQDRINNRSGQILLRDAKTMDAQVEDSLRQERTLATLSTAFGSLALLLSAVGLYGMLLQSVIGRTREIGLRIAMGATPMAISRLLLKNVVLMMTIGVGLGLGGSLAVGRLLESQLFGVRPVDPVTLTATLLIFGITAAAACAIPLRYAVRIDPLVAIRDE, from the coding sequence ATGCGTCGCTCGCTATTGTGGGATTCGACAGTCCGCAACATGCACTACGCTCTGCGGTTGCTCTTACGCATGCCGGGAAGCACGGGCGCCATCCTGGTGTTGTTAGCCCTCGGGATCGGTGCGAATGCCGGCGTCTTCAGCCTCGCAAACGCAGCACTGTTGAATGCGTTGCCCGTTCGCGATCCGCAGACGCTGTACTTCGTCGAAGCTGTGGGTCTTCAGGCGCAACGCGGCGGAGTTTCCTACCCGCTCTTCCAGTCGCTTAGGAACGAAACGTCAGCGCTATCACATCTCGCGGCATTCCAAACCGCTGAGCTGGCTGTCACTATCGACGGCGAGTTCGAATCCGTGTCGGCACAATATGTGTCGGACAACTTTTTCGACCTTCTCGGCGTACGCGCTGTGCTTGGGCGCGTGCTGCTTTCCGAGAACGAACAGACCATGGGCCGAGTGGACGCCAGCGGCTCCGTCGCCGTGATCAGCCATCATTTTTGGGAGCAGCGTTTTGGTAGACGCCCGGACGTACTAGGCAAGCCCATCCGAGTGGGTGAGAGGATGGCAACGATTGTGGGCGTGACCGGGCCCGAATTCTTTGGCCTGCAACCCGGCCAGCGTGTGGATGTGACCTTTCCCTTAACGCTGGTCAATTCTCGAGTCCTGGAGAACAACACGGCGTCTTTCTTGACGGCTGTCGGACGTCTGCCCGTCGCGGACAGCATCGATACAGCGCATACGGAGCTGCAGGCATTACTGACACGCTGGGTCGAAGGCGAAGGTATTTCCGACAACATTCGGGGCGGCTACTTCTCTCGCGTGCGGTTGAGCACGGCCAATAAGGGACTGGATGCACTCCGACTCCAATTCTCGGGCCCCCTGTTAGTGCTCATGGCGATTGTCGGATTGGTCCTTTTCTTAGCCTGTACCAATGTGGCAAGTCTGTTGCTGATGCGGATGGCCAGACGGCAGCAGGAGTTGAGCACGCGCGTCGCGCTAGGCGCCAACCGGTCCGAACTAGTACGCCAGGCAGCTGCCGAGACCTTCCTGCTGGTGGCGGGAGGAACGCTGCTAGGTCTGCTTGTCGGATGGGGAACGGTTAATGTACTAGCATCGTTGCTCCTCGACCCCTCGGATGGGTTCCACCTTGACGTGCCTCTTGATGCACGGGTCGTCGCGTTTACCGCAACCGTTGCCCTAGTCGCCGGGCTGATCTGTGGCGTTGCGCCTGTCTTGTGGATCTCCAGAATCTCCCCTGCGCAGGTGATCCAGCAACAGTCGCGTGCCGTGATCGGTGGGCGCGGAATGTTGGCGCGCGGCCTGCTGCTGTGCCAAGTCGCACTGGCGATTATGCTGCTCACCGCCACTGGGTTACTCGCCAGAACGCTGCAAGCGCTTCACAGCGTCGATAAGGGTTTTCAGCCGGAGGGGGTATTGGCGATGCGGGTTGAGGCGAACAACCACGCATTCTCCGAAGCCGAGATTGGAGGGTTGTGGTCGACTCTCCTCGACGACGTCCGCACGATTCCCGGTGTCAGCCAAGTCTCCTTTTCGAGCTTGACTCCCCTTACCACAGGGGGCGCCGGGGCCATCATCGGGATTCCCGGATTCGTGGCAGGATCCGACGCCGACCTTCAGGTCACGCGGAACGAGGTCAGCCCAGGCTATTTTTCCGTCATGAAGATTCCTGTTCTCGCTGGGCGGACGTTCACGACAAGCGACACTGCCGACGGGCAGCGCGTGGCAATGATGAGCGAGACAGCAGCACGCTTCTATTTTGGTGGGATCCACCATGCACTCGGTAAGTCCTTTACCCTCGGGCAGGAATTCGTCCAAATTGTGGGTGTGGTTCAAGATACCGCGTATCGCAGCTTACGCGAACAACCACCGCGATTATTATATCTGCCGCTCTCCCAGGGGTTGGAGCAACATTTTGCACTGACACTCGCGGTCGGAACGTCCGTGGACCCCTTAAGCTTGCACAATGTCATCCAGGATCGTATCAACAACCGTAGCGGCCAGATTCTGCTCCGGGACGCCAAGACCATGGACGCGCAGGTCGAGGATTCGCTGCGTCAGGAGCGTACGCTGGCGACTCTCTCAACGGCGTTCGGGAGCCTAGCGCTTCTCCTCTCCGCCGTTGGCCTCTACGGAATGCTGCTGCAGTCTGTAATCGGTCGAACACGAGAGATCGGCCTCCGCATTGCAATGGGAGCCACGCCCATGGCGATTTCACGTTTGCTCCTGAAGAACGTCGTCCTGATGATGACGATCGGGGTTGGCCTCGGACTGGGCGGTTCGCTGGCCGTTGGGCGCCTACTAGAGAGCCAGCTGTTCGGCGTGCGGCCTGTCGATCCTGTCACCTTGACGGCGACGCTACTGATCTTTGGCATCACCGCGGCGGCAGCGTGTGCAATTCCCCTTCGCTATGCCGTCCGCATCGATCCGCTTGTTGCCATACGGGATGAATAG